In one window of Candidatus Scalindua sp. DNA:
- a CDS encoding radical SAM protein codes for MLGALSKKDVPNNIPGVAWFDETGFRINTGFSERFTGNSLLPDFHRWIHMPSYLSRFSPVPVQTKLGCHFKCVYCTYRKIEGSDYRLCDTDTLVNEIIDLGERGMRDIEFVDNVFNSPYDHAIALCDTIVKFKTNIRLQTVELNPLFIDDNLIEMMEKAGFVGIGITVESAADPVLERLKKGYTSKEVYKSAEVVQRHKVPCLWIFMFGGPGETEETAQETLDFAEKFIGERDVALFMIGIRIYPGTELEKIARNEGLLRISPLEMLEPVFYLSPNIQLAWLRKKIYASLSAHMNFINPKAMSLPFLPVMSSLGYWLGVKPPLWKQTRYIRRGLSWLGMDL; via the coding sequence TTGTTAGGCGCGCTTTCAAAAAAAGATGTTCCGAACAATATTCCTGGTGTAGCGTGGTTTGATGAAACTGGTTTCAGAATTAATACCGGTTTCAGCGAACGTTTTACGGGTAACAGTCTGCTGCCAGATTTTCATCGTTGGATCCATATGCCTTCTTATCTCTCCAGGTTTTCTCCGGTACCTGTACAAACGAAGCTGGGGTGCCACTTTAAGTGTGTTTACTGTACCTACAGAAAGATTGAAGGCAGCGATTACCGTCTCTGTGATACAGATACTCTGGTAAATGAGATTATAGATCTTGGGGAAAGGGGGATGAGAGATATTGAATTTGTTGATAACGTTTTTAACTCGCCCTATGACCATGCAATAGCCTTGTGTGATACTATTGTGAAGTTTAAAACAAACATCCGTCTTCAAACAGTTGAGTTGAATCCTCTTTTTATAGACGATAACCTTATTGAAATGATGGAGAAGGCAGGATTTGTCGGTATTGGAATTACGGTTGAGAGTGCGGCTGACCCTGTCCTTGAACGTCTTAAAAAGGGTTACACTTCAAAGGAAGTTTATAAGAGCGCTGAGGTTGTTCAACGTCACAAGGTACCCTGTCTCTGGATCTTCATGTTCGGTGGTCCGGGTGAAACTGAGGAGACAGCACAGGAAACCCTCGACTTTGCTGAAAAGTTTATCGGAGAGAGAGATGTTGCTCTTTTCATGATTGGAATACGCATATATCCAGGAACTGAACTCGAAAAAATCGCAAGGAATGAAGGGTTATTACGCATCTCACCCCTCGAAATGCTTGAACCGGTTTTTTACCTCTCACCTAATATTCAACTGGCGTGGCTCAGGAAAAAAATTTACGCAAGTCTCTCCGCACACATGAATTTTATCAATCCAAAGGCCATGAGTCTGCCTTTTCTGCCGGTGATGAGTTCCCTGGGTTATTGGCTGGGAGTCAAACCTCCGCTCTGGAAACAGACCCGTTACATTCGAAGGGGGCTCAGTTGGTTAGGGATGGATTTATAA
- a CDS encoding cobalamin-dependent protein (Presence of a B(12) (cobalamin)-binding domain implies dependence on cobalamin itself, in one of its several forms, or in some unusual lineages, dependence on a cobalamin-like analog.): MNVLLIITNRYRTPIPVIPLGACIVAEYCERAGHQVRTLDLMFERDPLGTLRSVIDRTQPDVVGISFRNIDNNDMQQPAAFYGDLAPLVETVRSKTSAMIVLGGAAVSVMPEALLRFTGAD; the protein is encoded by the coding sequence GTGAACGTACTTCTCATTATAACCAATCGATATCGTACACCGATTCCCGTTATTCCTCTTGGTGCATGCATCGTTGCAGAGTATTGTGAACGGGCAGGTCATCAGGTTCGGACGTTGGATTTAATGTTTGAACGGGATCCTTTAGGTACATTGCGTTCAGTAATCGACAGGACACAGCCTGATGTTGTTGGGATTTCCTTTCGTAACATTGACAATAACGATATGCAGCAACCTGCTGCGTTCTACGGGGATTTGGCACCACTTGTAGAAACCGTTCGAAGTAAAACATCTGCGATGATTGTACTCGGGGGGGCAGCAGTAAGTGTAATGCCGGAAGCACTACTCAGATTTACCGGGGCAGATTAG
- the ilvD gene encoding dihydroxy-acid dehydratase encodes MGKLRSSISTEGRLMAGARSLWRATGMGESDFGKPIIAIVNSFTQFVPGHVHLKDVGQQVKEVIDGSGGFGIEFNTIAIDDGIAMGHDGMLYSLPSRDLIADSVEYMVNAHCADAMICISNCDKITPGMMIAAMRVNIPAIFVSGGPMEAGETGGNKLDLIDAMMSAGDETISDEEVKNIEENACPTCGSCSGMFTANSMNCLNEALGLALPGNGTIVATHKNRWGLFKKAAVRIVEMAKKYYFDGDESVLPRSIAKREAFLNAMALDIAMGGSTNTVLHILAVAQEAGTEFTMKDIDEISRQVPTLSKVAPSSHYHIEDVHRAGGIIAILEELSRKEGILDLSCIMASGMTLAEQIEKYGFRYQKNNSAEEFYKAAPGGVKTTKAFLQDRMYDSLDTDNKTGCIRSLEYAYSQDGGLCVLYGNIAEDGCIVKTAGVDESLFKFEGPARVFHSQDSACESLLGDKIKAGDIVLIRYEGPKGGPGMQEMLYPTTYIKSKHLGKECALITDGRFSGGTSGLSICHISPEAAAGGAIGLVEEGDSIKIDIPNRKIDLDISDAELNERREKMDSKGEEAWKPGKRARKVSQSLRAYAAMTTSADRGAVRDVSQLRGTHL; translated from the coding sequence ATGGGTAAATTGAGAAGTAGTATATCTACTGAAGGTCGATTGATGGCTGGCGCAAGATCGTTATGGCGTGCCACGGGGATGGGTGAGAGTGATTTTGGTAAGCCTATTATTGCTATTGTTAACTCATTTACCCAGTTTGTACCTGGTCATGTTCATCTGAAAGATGTTGGACAGCAGGTCAAAGAAGTCATAGATGGGAGCGGTGGGTTTGGTATTGAATTTAATACAATTGCAATTGATGATGGTATTGCGATGGGCCATGACGGCATGCTCTATTCGCTACCATCGAGAGATTTGATTGCTGATTCTGTTGAATACATGGTTAATGCTCATTGTGCTGATGCGATGATCTGTATCAGTAACTGTGACAAAATAACTCCCGGTATGATGATAGCGGCAATGAGAGTGAACATCCCTGCTATTTTTGTTTCCGGTGGTCCTATGGAGGCTGGTGAAACCGGTGGTAACAAACTGGACCTCATTGATGCAATGATGTCTGCAGGGGATGAGACCATTTCGGATGAAGAGGTTAAGAACATAGAAGAAAATGCATGTCCTACCTGTGGTTCCTGTTCAGGGATGTTTACGGCTAACAGTATGAATTGTCTGAACGAAGCACTTGGACTTGCTCTTCCCGGTAATGGAACGATAGTGGCTACTCACAAAAACAGGTGGGGACTTTTTAAAAAAGCGGCTGTTCGAATAGTTGAAATGGCAAAAAAATATTATTTTGATGGGGATGAATCTGTTCTGCCAAGGTCAATTGCGAAAAGGGAAGCTTTTCTAAATGCAATGGCCCTTGATATCGCAATGGGAGGATCAACAAATACAGTTCTCCATATACTTGCAGTTGCTCAGGAAGCAGGTACTGAATTTACCATGAAAGATATTGATGAAATATCTCGACAGGTTCCGACACTTTCAAAAGTTGCACCTTCATCACACTATCATATTGAAGATGTCCATCGAGCTGGTGGAATTATTGCAATTCTTGAAGAACTCTCTAGAAAAGAGGGAATTCTTGATTTGAGCTGTATTATGGCAAGTGGAATGACACTTGCCGAGCAGATTGAGAAATACGGGTTTCGATATCAGAAAAATAATTCTGCTGAAGAGTTTTATAAAGCTGCACCCGGCGGTGTGAAGACTACGAAGGCGTTTTTGCAGGATAGAATGTATGACTCGCTTGATACGGACAATAAAACCGGCTGCATCCGTTCTTTAGAGTATGCATATAGTCAAGATGGCGGACTTTGTGTTCTTTATGGAAACATTGCAGAGGATGGCTGCATTGTGAAAACTGCTGGCGTGGATGAGAGTCTTTTCAAGTTTGAAGGACCGGCAAGGGTATTCCACTCTCAAGATAGTGCGTGTGAATCATTACTGGGAGACAAAATAAAAGCTGGCGATATAGTGCTGATTCGATATGAAGGTCCAAAAGGCGGTCCGGGGATGCAGGAGATGCTCTATCCTACTACGTATATAAAATCAAAACATCTTGGGAAAGAGTGTGCACTTATTACAGATGGACGTTTTAGCGGAGGGACTTCAGGGTTGAGTATTTGTCATATTTCTCCTGAAGCTGCTGCCGGAGGAGCTATTGGACTGGTAGAAGAGGGAGATAGTATTAAAATTGATATTCCCAATCGGAAGATTGATCTGGATATTTCTGATGCAGAGTTAAATGAGAGACGTGAAAAGATGGATTCTAAAGGTGAGGAAGCATGGAAACCTGGCAAGAGAGCACGAAAAGTATCGCAGTCTCTTCGTGCGTATGCGGCTATGACAACGAGCGCTGATAGGGGTGCGGTTCGGGATGTTAGTCAATTGCGCGGCACACATCTGTGA